The genomic DNA GAAGTCGGCGGCGAGGCGCGAGAACTGAGCGAGGTTCAGGACGGCTCGGGTATCCCCGCGTTCGACGCACCGAGCCACGTATTTACTGCGGGCCAGGATCTCGTAGACGAGGGTGAGGATAGAGCCATGCTGCTTTCCCTTGACACGGCGTTGCAGCGCGATGATGCTGGCCAGCAGCTTGCGCTCTCGCTCATCGGTGATGCCGAGTGCTGCGAGCTCGCGCTCGTCCAATTCCCAGATGTTGCCGGTGAACGCTGCGAGGCGCTCGAGTGTCTCTAGCGCGAAGTCGAGGATCGGACCGGCGAAATGGTCAGGTCGCCAGCTTGCTGGCCAGCCGAACGCGACGATGAGGTCGCGGAGTTGCTGGATATCGGGACGGTCGAAGAATGCACCGTTTCCTGCCGCTACGGCCGGAATGCCGCGCGCGGCCAGTGCCGCGAGGAGCGGCTGGGCGTAGTAGCGCACGCTGCGGTAGAGCACTGCGATGTCGCTCCAGCGCTCGATCGCCCCCTCGGCACGGAGCGTCGCGATCAGCTCGGCGAGGCGCTCGCCCTCGTCGTCGACGTCGTCGCTCGTCAGGAGCAGAACCTCTGGCCCCTCGCCGCGCACGGGCTCGATCGCTTTCGCGTAGCGCAGGGGATTATGTGCGATGAGGCGTGAGGCGACCTGGACGATCGGACGCGTCGAACGGAAGTTGCGCGAGAGCTCGATACGGCGAGCCTGCGGGTAGAGTTCAGGAAAGCGGAGAAAGTTGGCGACTGTGGCACCGCGAAAACGGTAGATGCTCTGGTCGTCGTCACCGACCACGCACAGGTTCGTCTCCGGTGCGGCGACGATCCCGAGAATGAGGTCCTGGAGGACGTTCGTGTCCTGGTGTTCATCGACGATCACGTGTTCGAAACGAGCCTGGACGGCTGCCCGGACTGTGTCGTCGTCACGCAGGAGCCGATAGGCCTCGCGCTGGAGCCCGGGAAAGTCCAGCCAGCCTGACTCGTCGAGGAGTTGCCGGTAGCGTTGGTAGGCAACGGCGACAGCCAATGCCTCGGGATCGTCGCTCGATGCCGAGAGAAGCGTCACGAGCGCATCGGGATCGACGAGGTCCTCGCTATAGGTGTTGAACGCCGCGATAACGTCAGCGATGAAGTCTCCGAAGCGGCCGCGTGCCTGGTGCAGGCCCAACGCTCTGGCATGCGTGAAGACGAAGAGGTGCTGGAGGTGCTCGTCGAGGATCCGGAGCGGCTGGCCGAACGGATGGTGGTCGGGAAATTGCTCGAGCAACCACTGGCAGAAGCCGTGGATCGTGGTGATGAGTAACCGTTCGACCTGGGGGCCGAGGAGCGATGCCAAGCGAACGCGCAGCTCTTCGGCTGCCTTGCGCGTAAACGTCGTGAGCAGGATCCCTTCCGGCTCGACGCCTCGTTCGAGAATCAAGTAGGCAGCGCGGCGCAGCATCACCTCGGTTTTCCCAGCACCAGGCCCAGCGATGACGAGCAGTGGACCGGATTCATGGGTCACGACAGCCTGTTGCTCCGGGGTGAGTGATTCCAGTAACCGATGCGGCATGGTCCGACTCCAGCGCGAACGTGATGGTACGGAGAACCCCCATTTGTTTTACGGCAAGCGAGCGAGGAGTCAAATGGTACCGGCAGGGCGGTAGCGGCGATTGCGCGGCCGCCTGCCGGGTGACCGGCTCGCTATCGCGGCTCCGCGCGTGTGTCGGTGCGGTCGGATCCTACCCCCGCTGGAGAAATCGAGCGAGCGGTGCCTTCAGGAGCGCATCGTGACCGGCTCCAGGAACAGGGTCGCCTGGCGGTTCCAGTCGCTCTGCGGGTACCGGTCCTCGAGCCGCACGCACTGGGCCTGGAGTTCCGCGGGGAGTTGCGCGATGCTCGGATAGTTGACCTCGATCAGATTGCCAGCTGGGTCGCGCACGTAGAGCTGGACGTTCCCGTTGGGCAACTGGACGAGGAAATGCGAGAAGGTATCGCCGTCCAGGCAGCCCCGGGCACGTGCCTTCTCGTAGACCGTGACGAGATCGTCAACAGTCAGTGCGAAATGCGCGTAGCGGCGCGCTTCTTCCGGTCGCTCGAAGATGTGCAACTGCAAGTCGCCGACGCGGAGCCACTGGACTGGGTGACCGAAGTTGGGGGTGGGAATGCGCTCGAGTCCGAAGACGTCCTCGTAAAACCGGACGGATTCCTCGAGGTTCTTCGCGACGATGCTGACGTGGTTCAAGTTCCGTGCGGGCATCGCTCCTGCTCCTCTCGCGCTCGTACCGGTGCGCGGTGACGGCTGGAGTGTAGCAGGTCCTTCCGCGGACCGGACAGGCTCCGCCCGCTGGTCAACTCGCTCCGCTGCGGCGACTCAGGAGCGCTCGACCGAGCATCCACCCGATGACGATGAGGAAGAACAACAAGAACAAGAGAGCGAATTCGACGCTTCCGATGGCTGGCGGGAACACCATCGTGTCGGCCGTCCCACCACGCAGACCGACGACCACAGCGAGCCCGATGCTGAGAGCGAGGACGAGGATGACGACCGAGAGACAACCGACCACGATTCCCTCGAACAGGTAGCGGAACACGTGCGTCCTCCGTTAGCCTGCTGGTTCGCATACCGAGGGTATGGTAGCATGTCTCGCGTCCGGGGGAGAAGCTGGCGACGAGTACCGCTGGTCGCGGCCTGCTGCGGCGCCACGCGACCAAGACGAACGTGACCCGTGCAGCCTCCGTCCGAACGGGCTGCTCCAGCGCGGTCTGATATATCCCCTGAGGTCGAGGGCGTTGCCCGAGCTCGCGCACCAGGGCACGTGGCCTCTCCGTCCTTCGCTCGGGTGCCGATATCGACCCATCCCAGCTCGCGGTTCGCGATGGAGCTCACAGGTGCTGGGCGCAAGCGGTGTGTGCGCGTGAAGGGCTGGGTCACGCGCACGGGCAGGGCAGGCGACCTGTCCCGGCATGAGCGCACAACGCTGTCGATCCGGCCTGTCAGTCAGCTGCTCACCGCGCGGAGCCCGTCGGCGAAGACGGCCAGCGCGCGCTCCAGCTGCTCCCAGCCGATCGTCAGCGGTGGCTGGATACGAACGACGTTTCCCTCTTGCCCGCCCACACCGATCAGGACGCCATGCTCGCGGCAGTAGGCCCGGAGCGCGGCAGCGTGCTTCGCGGCTGGCTCTTTGGTCGTTCGGTCGGTAACGAGTTCGACGCCGATCATGAGGCCGATCCCGCGTACGTCGCCGATCAGCTCGTGCTCGGCAGCCAGTTCGCGCAGCTGCGCCAGCGCCTGTTCTCCCTTGCGGGCGGCCTGACCGGGCACGTCTTCTTCCAGCATGACGTCGATGTTCGCCAGTGCAGCGGCGCAGGAGACCGGATTGCCCCCGAAGGTGGAGAGGTGCTCGCCGGGCTGGAAGGCGTCGGCGATCTCGGCGCGGGCGATGCAAGCCGAGAGCGGGAAGCCATCGGCGATTCCCTTGGCCATCACCATGATGTCCGGCTCGACGCCGTAATGCTCGATCGCGAAGAGCTTGCCGGTCCGTCCGAAGCCGCTCTGCACTTCGTCGACGATGAAGAGGATGCCGTAGCGGTCGAGCACGTCCTTGACGTAGCGGAAATAGTTGGCCGGTGGCACGATGATGCCGCCCTCGCCCATGACCGGTTCGGCGATGAAGGCAGCCACGTTGCCGGACGTCTGGTACTTGATCGCCCACTCGACCATCTCGGCGCAGCGCTGGGCGAGGACTTCCGGGTCGTCCGTTCCGAAGGGGTTCCGGTAGAGATACGGAGCGGGAGCGAAAGCCACGCCGGGGAGGTAGGGACCACCGCGCTTCTTGCGCAGCATGTTGCCGGTGACCGAGAGCGTGCCGACCGTACGCCCGTGGAACGAGTGGGTCAGCGCGATGAACTCGTTCCTCCCGGTGTACGCCTTCGCCATGCGGAGTGCCGTCTCGATTCCTTCGGCACCGCTGTTCCCGAAGAACGTCTTCTTGAGCCGGCCCGGTGTGATCTGGGCGAGCCGCTCCGCCAGATCAGCGACCACCGGTACATGGTAGACGTAACTAGCGGCATGCACGAGCTTGTCGGCCTGCGCCTTGGCTGCCGCGACGACCTTGGGATGGCAGTGGCCGGCGTTGGTAACGGCGATGCCAGCGAAGCAGTCGATGTACTCGCGCCCCTCGACGTCGAACACGGTCGCGCCGGACGCACGAGCGACGACGACTGGCTCGACTGCGGCGACGAAGCTCGTGCAGACGTATTCGCGATATTTTTCGATCGTTCCCATACCGCACTCCTCGACCACGCTGAACAGCCACGCTCATACGCCAGGATTGTAACCGGAAGCACGGGGTGGCGGATCGTGCGGAGATCGAGATGACGGTGGCCCGACCGAAAGCGGGGCTGTCCCAGGTCGGCCGCACTGTCTGACGGCCGTTCCTGCTCGGACGCACGCGGCGCGTCTTCCCTGTCGACTGCGCTGCCGTCACCGACGTCGAGGCAGTGTTCGCGGTGCGCCCATTGCGTTCAGAGCGGGAAGCGGGTTGGAGCGCATCGGAGCGAGGCCAGCTGGCAGGTTGTCCGATCCCAGTGAGGAGGGGCGCGAGGGAGCGCTGACTCGTTCGCGGATCGCTCGCTACCGTGATAGCATGGGGCGCGTGTGGGAGGAGTCATGGCGCAGGAAAGCGACGATGCACGGTCGATGACGGACCGGGTCGATGTACTCTACTCGTTGCGCATGTATCCGGCCTTTCGCGTGTTGTTCGGGACGACCTTGACGACGAATGCTGCCTTCTGGATGTGGTCGCTCCTCGCTGGCTGGCTCGCCTTGCTCCTCACCGACTCACCATTCTTCGTCGGCCTCACGGGCTTTCTCAGCGGGATCCCCATGCTCATCGTCAGTCTGCCGGCTGGTGTCCTCATCGATCGGTTCGACCGCCGGTTCGTCCTGCTGGCAGCGCAGGTCGTCGTCGCCCTGGTCACGGTCGTGCTGGTGCTTTTCCTGTGGTTCGGCTGGCTGCATCCGTGGCAGCTTCTGCTCGCCGCATTTCTCTCCGGGGCAGGGATGGCCTTCGTCTTCGCGACGCGCAGCGCGCTCGTGGGGAACCTCGTCGGGCGCGAGGCGCTCGCCAATGCGGTCGCCCTCACTTCGACGGCCCAAAATGCGCCGCGTATCGTCGGCCCGGCGTTGGCCGGGCCGCTCGTCGGGCTCCTCGGAATGCCTGGAGCCTTCGCGGTCTGTGCAGTCTTCCAGGTGCTCTCGGTCGTGATCACGGTGCGGCTCCCACGCGTTCGACCCACCACGCGCAGGAGCGGTTTTTGGCGCTCGTTCGTCGAGGGGCTGGAAGCGGTTTGGCGGCGCGAGCAGCTCCGAGCTCTGATGGGGCTGGCGGCGCTGCCGACCCTGCTCGTCTTCCCCTACACCAATTTTCTGCCGGTCTTCGCGCGGGACGAACTGGGACTCGGTGCGACCGGCCTTGGGGTGTTGATGGCTCTGAACGGCCTGGGAGCCGTCATCGGCTCCGTCGCGGTCGCAGCTCGCCGCCGGTTCGGCGAGTCACCGCGCATTCTCGTGGCGAGTGTGCTCGCCTTCGCGGCTGCAGTGTTCGCTTTCGCGCACGCGCCAGTACCCTGGCTCGCTGCGCTCTTCTTGTTCGTGGCGGGGGCGACAGGGGCGGTGTACATGGCATCGACGAACACGCTCTTGCAGCTTGCAGTGGATGACCAGATTCGGGGGCGGGTGCTGAGCGTCTATTTGCTGACCTGGGGCTTGTTACCGGTGGGGACTTTGCCGGCCGGTGCGATCGCGGATGTCTGGGGCGCGCCACGGGCGGTCACGCTGCTCACGCTGAGCGCGATGCTCGCGATCGTGATGGTTGCCGCACGTTTTCCCATCCTGCGTCGCCCGACGCTTCTCGGCGAGCAGCCGCGGGCAGTGACGCGCGTCCGCTGAATCGGCGATCGCGAGGAGCGTAGCGGCATGCGTGACCTGATACCCCGACCGTGGGTCTTCCGGCAACCGGCGCTCCGCGCAGTGCTCGGTCTGACCCTGCTGGCAGGACTGGTGAGCGGGTTCGTCGTGCCGTTCCTCCCGTTGGTCGCGCGCGACCGGGGCGCCTCCTACGGAACGATCGGCTTGATGGCCTCGACCTTCCTGCTCGCGCAACTCGTGTTTCAGTTCCCCGCTGGAGCGCTGGCCGATCGCATCGGGCGCGCCAGACCAGTGATGGCGGGTCTGCTCATCGAGGGGGCAGCGACGGCTGCTTTCGCCTGGGCAGAATCGACCTGGGCATTCGTCGCGTTGCGGCTGGTGCAAGGAATCGGCCTGTCGTTGATCTATCCGGCTGTCCGTGCACTGATCGTCGATCTCGCGCCGGTGGAGCGCCGGGGCGAAGCCTTTGCCGCGTTCTGGAGCATGCTCAACGTCGGCTGGTTACTCGGCCCTGCACTCGGTGGGCTCTTAGTCAGTGTCGTCGGGAAGGTGCCGCTGCTCGTGCTCAGCGGCCTGGGGGAGATGGTACTGGTCGTCCCGGCTGCCTTCGCTTTCCGGCGACTGATCGCCGTGCGGGACGAGGTGACGCGCACGGTGACGGGCGGTTCCTTCCGTCCACTCCTCGGGCCACCGCTCTTCGCGGCGATGCTCCTGGCGTTCGGGTTCGAGGTTCCGGTGGGCATCTTCAGCGGGATCTGGAGTATCTACCTCAGTGAACTCGGTGCCAGCGAGTTGGCATTGGGGCTCTCGTACACAGCCTTCTCGGTGACGAATCTCTTGACGCTCCCCGTCGGTGGACGGCTGGCGAATCGTCGACCGCGCTGGCGCCGCATGACCATCTTGGCGCTCTGTCTCGGAATGATCGTCGTGAGTTACGGTATCCCGTCGGTGCCGGTACTGCTTCTCCTCGCTGCCGTGGAGGGAGCGCTGGTTGGGTTGCTGATCCCGTCGGTGGATGCCTATCTCTCGACGATCGCGGGGCCGGAGCACCAAGGGCGCGTCCAAGGGGCCTATACGACGGCCGGTATCGCCGGTGCAGCGCTGAGTGCCTTGGGCAGTTCGGCTCTCTACGGACTCGGTCAGTGGGTGCCGTTCACCGTTGCCGGTGTCGCGCTGGTCGCGCTCGCCCTCCCGGCCTCGCTGGTGATGCGCGTGACGGAGCGGGCGACCGTGCCGGAATCCCGCGTGCGATCGTTGGTGTGAGAGTTGGCGACACGTGTGCGAAAGCGAGTCCGGGAAGGAGGGATCGTGCGCCGAGTCGAGGTGCCGTTCGTCGTCTACTGGGGCGACGCCGATGCCGCACAGCTGGTCTTCTACCCGAATGTGTTCCGCTACGTGATGCAGGCGGAACACGAGCTGTTCAGCGGTCTCGGTTTCGACACGATCCGCCTGATGCGTGAGCGACGGCTGGCCAACCCGCGCGTGCACGTGGAGGCGGATTACCATCGCCCGCTCTGGATTTTCGATCGCGGTACCTGCCAGCTCTGGGTGAGTACGATCGGCCGTTCGTCGCTGCGGCTCGATTTCGCCCTCGTCAAAGAGGGCGAAGCTGAACCGGCAGTGACAGGCCATATGGTCCAGGTCTTCGTCGATGTGGACTCCATGCGGCCGGTACCGATCCCGGAGGAACTCCGGCGGGCACTCGAGGCAGACGACGGTGGTTGAACGTTCCGTGCCGCAGCGAAGAGGGAGAAGCTGATCTTCCAGCTCGTGGTATCCTCTCCCGTCGGAATGCAGGAGGAGCGAGGATGGCGGGGAAGCCGCGCGCGTTCTCGGGAATCCAACCGACTGGTGGCATTCACTTGGGAAACTACCTTGGGGCGATCCGGAACTGGGTGCTCCAGCAGGATCAGTACGAGAACATCTTCAGTATCGTCGATTTGCACGCGATGACCGTGCCGTACGATCCTCGCGAGCTCCGGCAGCGGACGCTCGAAGTCGCGAGTGTCCTGCTCGCAGCTGGGATCGACCCCGAGCGCTCGATCCTGTTCGTCCAATCGGACGTGCGCGAGCATACGGAGCTCTGCTGGATCCTGGGTACGCTCGCCACGTTCGGTGAGCTGCGGCGGATGACGCAGTTCAAGGAGAAATCGAAAGGAAACGAACGGGTTGGAGCGGGATTGTTCTTCTACCCGGTTCTGCAGGCCGCCGATATCTTGCTCTACGATGCTGCCGTCGTGCCGGTGGGTGAGGACCAGAAGCAGCACATCGAGCTGACGCGCGATCTCGCGATCCGCTTCAACCACACATTCGGCGAGACGTTCGTCGTGCCGGAGCCGGACATCAAGCCCGCCGGGGCACGCATCATGTCGCTGACCGACCCGTCCAAGAAGATGAGCAAGAGCGATCCGGACCCGGACAGCCGGATCGAACTCCGTGACCCACCGGACGTGATCCGGCGCAAGATCCGCAAGGCGGTGACCGACTCGGAGACGGTCATTCGCTACGACGAGGAGCGGAAACCGGCGATCGCGAACCTGCTCACGATCTATTCGCTGCTCTCGGGCATCCCGATACCGGAACTCGAGGCGCGCTATGCCGGCAAAGGGTACGGGCAGTTCAAACAGGATCTGGCTGAAGTTATCGTTCATGCGCTCGCACCGATTCAGGCGAAGCTCGACGAGCTGATGTCGGATCCGCGTATCGTGATCCGCACGCTGCACGAGGGGGCTGCCAAGGCACGCGAGCTGGCTGCAGCCAAGATGGCGGTGGTCCGCGAGCGCTGTGGACTGGGGCTCCCGCCGCTCGATTGAACGGATCGGCCGATGGCTGCTGCGGAACGCGTTACCCTGTATCGGTGGTCGACTATGCCGGAAGAGGTGCCCCGACCGGGTGTGATCCGGCAGACGGTAAACGCTGAGCGCCAGACGCTCGTCCGATACCGGTATGCGCCCGGCTCGGTGTTCCCCGTCCATGCGCATCCGGAAGAACAGATCACCGTCGTGCTCCGTGGGACGCTCGCGTTCGAGATCGATGGCACCGAGCTGCTCGGTGAGCCGGGTGACGTCATCGTGATCCCGGGTGGTGTGGCGCACGGAGCACGCGTCGTCGGCGATGAGGAAGTCGAGACGTTGAATACGTTCGTACCGCGGCGCGAGCAAGCGCCCTGACGAAGCTGGAGAGGAACGGAGGAACGCACGATGTCGGTCGAATCGATGGCACGGAAGCTTCGCCGGCAAGCTGCCAAGCGGATCAACCAGCGGCTCAAGCAGCCGAAGCACAGCATCCCGCAGCGGTATCCGTTCAAGTACCGGCAGACGGAGCGCGGCCGGGTGCCCTTGACGCAAGACGATGCAGTCGCGATGCTGCGCTGGCGCGAGGCCAAGCGGGCGCGCCAGCAGCAGACGCCGGAGAGCACCGAGAAGGCGTAAGGTCTTGATGTCCCAATCGCACTGCTGGAGCGTAGGGCGGTTCTGAAAACGGGCCGCCCTGCGTGTTTTTGCCGGTTCGTCGTGTCGTTCAGGGCGACGAGCCCGCGTCAGGCGCGCTTTCCAGTTCGTGCGTCTCGGGGTGGTAGCGCCCGGCGAGATCATCCTCGAGCACCCATGGACGGATCCCCGAGAGGTACGCAGCGCGGCCCAGAAGGTGCGTCGCGATCGGTGTCGTCAGGAGGAAAAACAAGCTGGCGAGCAGCGCGTGGAGCAGCGCGGAGAGGCTGCCGAGGACGAGGCCGGTGGCGGTCACGACGAGCAGGATGCCGAGCGTTCCAGCCTTCGCGGCCGCTTGCATGCGTGTGTAGAAATCAGGCATGCGGAGCAGGCCGAGTGCTGCGATCAGCATGAGCGAGGAACCGGAGAGGGCCAGGAGACCGGTCACGACGTCCGTCATTCGCGCGTCCTCCGTTCGACGAGCGAAGCGAAGGCGACCGTGCTGAGGAAAGCGATGAGCGCGAGCACGATCGCGATATCGACGATGGCGAGCATCCGGAGTACGGCGCCGAGCAGGAGCAGCAGCCCGACGACGAGCGTCGCCATCATGTCGAGCGCAACGACGCGATCCGGAATCGTCGGGCCGCGCACGACACGCGCGAAGGCGAGCACGAGCGCGAGGACGAGCAGGAGCATCGCTCCGACGAGGAACGGTGAGTCGGTCGGGAGCCCGATCAACTGCTCGATCATCGCAGAACCTCCAGAAGTCGCGCTTCGAGCCCGCGCTTGACCTCAGCGATAAACTGCTCACGACTCTCGGCGTACATGGTGTGGACATAAAGCGTCCGCCGGTCGGCTGAAACGTCAAGCGAGAGCGTGCCAGGAGTGAGCGTGAGGAAATTCGCGACGAGCGTGACTTCTGTGTCGGTTCGAGCATCGAGTGGAACGGCGAAGATGCGCGGGCGGGCATGCAGCTCGGGCGTGACAATATCGTAGGCGACACGCAAACTGCTCAGGAGGAGTTCCCAGAAGAAGAAACCAGCGAAACGAACGAACCGAAAGACGCGACGGGCGTACGCTCCGCTGCCCCACAGTGGCTCGACGACCGAGACGACGAGGAACCCGAGCAGGAAACCGAGCAGAAGCTGGTGGAACGTGAAGCGGCCGACTGCCATCATCCACACCATAGCGAGCAAGATATTGAGGAGCAGAGCGTTCACGCGTGACCTCCCCCGGGAAACGTGTATGCCACCTGTGCCGACCGTGCACCGAGGACTGCATCCCGATAGGCCTGGTTGTCGAGCAACTGCTCGGCTGCTTCGGTGGAGAGCGTGAGCACCGGTTCAGCCGCGATGCCGATCAGAATGGTGACGAGTGCAAGGAGCACACTCGGGAGTACGAGCCTGAGCGAGTGCTTCGCCTGCAGTGAGCTCGACGGTGCGTGGCCCTCTTCTTTCCAGAAGGCCTCATTCCAAATCTTCAGCATAGAGAGGAGAGTGAGCAGGCTAACCACGATCGCGACTGCTACTGCACAGTACGTTCCGGCAGCGAATCCGGCACGTATCACCAGGAGCTTTGCGAAGAAACCAGAGAGAGGTGGGATACCTGCCAGGGATAACGCAGGGATCAAGAAAATCAGGCCGAGCCAGGGGTGTATCCGATCGAGGCCACCGAGATTAGCGAGTCGGCTGCTCCCACCCGTGCGTTCGACCAATCCACCGATCAGAAACAGGTTCGTCTTGACCACGATATGGTGGATTAGGTAGTAGACGCTACTGGATAGTCCGAGCGGCGTCAGCAAAGCGAGCCCGAAGATCATGTAACCGATTTGACTCACGATGTGGAACGACAGGATGCGCCGCAC from Thermomicrobium sp. 4228-Ro includes the following:
- the mnhG gene encoding monovalent cation/H(+) antiporter subunit G — protein: MTDVVTGLLALSGSSLMLIAALGLLRMPDFYTRMQAAAKAGTLGILLVVTATGLVLGSLSALLHALLASLFFLLTTPIATHLLGRAAYLSGIRPWVLEDDLAGRYHPETHELESAPDAGSSP
- a CDS encoding MFS transporter, translated to MAQESDDARSMTDRVDVLYSLRMYPAFRVLFGTTLTTNAAFWMWSLLAGWLALLLTDSPFFVGLTGFLSGIPMLIVSLPAGVLIDRFDRRFVLLAAQVVVALVTVVLVLFLWFGWLHPWQLLLAAFLSGAGMAFVFATRSALVGNLVGREALANAVALTSTAQNAPRIVGPALAGPLVGLLGMPGAFAVCAVFQVLSVVITVRLPRVRPTTRRSGFWRSFVEGLEAVWRREQLRALMGLAALPTLLVFPYTNFLPVFARDELGLGATGLGVLMALNGLGAVIGSVAVAARRRFGESPRILVASVLAFAAAVFAFAHAPVPWLAALFLFVAGATGAVYMASTNTLLQLAVDDQIRGRVLSVYLLTWGLLPVGTLPAGAIADVWGAPRAVTLLTLSAMLAIVMVAARFPILRRPTLLGEQPRAVTRVR
- the trpS gene encoding tryptophan--tRNA ligase, coding for MAGKPRAFSGIQPTGGIHLGNYLGAIRNWVLQQDQYENIFSIVDLHAMTVPYDPRELRQRTLEVASVLLAAGIDPERSILFVQSDVREHTELCWILGTLATFGELRRMTQFKEKSKGNERVGAGLFFYPVLQAADILLYDAAVVPVGEDQKQHIELTRDLAIRFNHTFGETFVVPEPDIKPAGARIMSLTDPSKKMSKSDPDPDSRIELRDPPDVIRRKIRKAVTDSETVIRYDEERKPAIANLLTIYSLLSGIPIPELEARYAGKGYGQFKQDLAEVIVHALAPIQAKLDELMSDPRIVIRTLHEGAAKARELAAAKMAVVRERCGLGLPPLD
- a CDS encoding acyl-CoA thioesterase, with translation MRRVEVPFVVYWGDADAAQLVFYPNVFRYVMQAEHELFSGLGFDTIRLMRERRLANPRVHVEADYHRPLWIFDRGTCQLWVSTIGRSSLRLDFALVKEGEAEPAVTGHMVQVFVDVDSMRPVPIPEELRRALEADDGG
- a CDS encoding cupin domain-containing protein encodes the protein MAAAERVTLYRWSTMPEEVPRPGVIRQTVNAERQTLVRYRYAPGSVFPVHAHPEEQITVVLRGTLAFEIDGTELLGEPGDVIVIPGGVAHGARVVGDEEVETLNTFVPRREQAP
- a CDS encoding aspartate aminotransferase family protein, which gives rise to MGTIEKYREYVCTSFVAAVEPVVVARASGATVFDVEGREYIDCFAGIAVTNAGHCHPKVVAAAKAQADKLVHAASYVYHVPVVADLAERLAQITPGRLKKTFFGNSGAEGIETALRMAKAYTGRNEFIALTHSFHGRTVGTLSVTGNMLRKKRGGPYLPGVAFAPAPYLYRNPFGTDDPEVLAQRCAEMVEWAIKYQTSGNVAAFIAEPVMGEGGIIVPPANYFRYVKDVLDRYGILFIVDEVQSGFGRTGKLFAIEHYGVEPDIMVMAKGIADGFPLSACIARAEIADAFQPGEHLSTFGGNPVSCAAALANIDVMLEEDVPGQAARKGEQALAQLRELAAEHELIGDVRGIGLMIGVELVTDRTTKEPAAKHAAALRAYCREHGVLIGVGGQEGNVVRIQPPLTIGWEQLERALAVFADGLRAVSS
- a CDS encoding VOC family protein, whose translation is MPARNLNHVSIVAKNLEESVRFYEDVFGLERIPTPNFGHPVQWLRVGDLQLHIFERPEEARRYAHFALTVDDLVTVYEKARARGCLDGDTFSHFLVQLPNGNVQLYVRDPAGNLIEVNYPSIAQLPAELQAQCVRLEDRYPQSDWNRQATLFLEPVTMRS
- a CDS encoding Na+/H+ antiporter subunit E → MNALLLNILLAMVWMMAVGRFTFHQLLLGFLLGFLVVSVVEPLWGSGAYARRVFRFVRFAGFFFWELLLSSLRVAYDIVTPELHARPRIFAVPLDARTDTEVTLVANFLTLTPGTLSLDVSADRRTLYVHTMYAESREQFIAEVKRGLEARLLEVLR
- a CDS encoding ATP-dependent helicase; amino-acid sequence: MPHRLLESLTPEQQAVVTHESGPLLVIAGPGAGKTEVMLRRAAYLILERGVEPEGILLTTFTRKAAEELRVRLASLLGPQVERLLITTIHGFCQWLLEQFPDHHPFGQPLRILDEHLQHLFVFTHARALGLHQARGRFGDFIADVIAAFNTYSEDLVDPDALVTLLSASSDDPEALAVAVAYQRYRQLLDESGWLDFPGLQREAYRLLRDDDTVRAAVQARFEHVIVDEHQDTNVLQDLILGIVAAPETNLCVVGDDDQSIYRFRGATVANFLRFPELYPQARRIELSRNFRSTRPIVQVASRLIAHNPLRYAKAIEPVRGEGPEVLLLTSDDVDDEGERLAELIATLRAEGAIERWSDIAVLYRSVRYYAQPLLAALAARGIPAVAAGNGAFFDRPDIQQLRDLIVAFGWPASWRPDHFAGPILDFALETLERLAAFTGNIWELDERELAALGITDERERKLLASIIALQRRVKGKQHGSILTLVYEILARSKYVARCVERGDTRAVLNLAQFSRLAADFDRQERSAAPFRFGEFLRSLPERSLDELEPEDEDAVQVMTIHQAKGREFPVVVLASLVEGRLPGRERPRRFRLPPELLAQLTPPEIAERHLSDPEEALSDQRRLAYVALTRARDLLVLSAPARIRRQRCRPSRFLEEMGMPREPANASSARRFSLTSTRAQTRPRELGTSAIVTYATCPLRFFLLYEAGFELPVWPTVQLGQTIHLALAAVHREVLAGQPVDEDLAAHLFDRYWLPTSRLPSAQREGLYRTGREAVIRYVRHWHHTFERIVSVEQSFCYPTGHGVITGRIDLVRACPDGTLELVDFKTRATAGIALIRPDFQLRLYALAFERTTQRPVSRLCVHLLADDREESWAWTAHERAAIEAEVREIWDGIATRSFPPRPGSHCTACELAAFCPAAKGG
- a CDS encoding monovalent cation/H+ antiporter complex subunit F, which translates into the protein MIEQLIGLPTDSPFLVGAMLLLVLALVLAFARVVRGPTIPDRVVALDMMATLVVGLLLLLGAVLRMLAIVDIAIVLALIAFLSTVAFASLVERRTRE
- a CDS encoding MFS transporter; translated protein: MRDLIPRPWVFRQPALRAVLGLTLLAGLVSGFVVPFLPLVARDRGASYGTIGLMASTFLLAQLVFQFPAGALADRIGRARPVMAGLLIEGAATAAFAWAESTWAFVALRLVQGIGLSLIYPAVRALIVDLAPVERRGEAFAAFWSMLNVGWLLGPALGGLLVSVVGKVPLLVLSGLGEMVLVVPAAFAFRRLIAVRDEVTRTVTGGSFRPLLGPPLFAAMLLAFGFEVPVGIFSGIWSIYLSELGASELALGLSYTAFSVTNLLTLPVGGRLANRRPRWRRMTILALCLGMIVVSYGIPSVPVLLLLAAVEGALVGLLIPSVDAYLSTIAGPEHQGRVQGAYTTAGIAGAALSALGSSALYGLGQWVPFTVAGVALVALALPASLVMRVTERATVPESRVRSLV